The genomic segment ggtacgtcatgtgtccttaagtaccgggacatcatgccgtaccggtacgtcttgTGTCCGCAACAGGTTCATTTACCTAGTTTTGCACATAGCCATATGACTGAATGCTAAAACTGTAGCTGGTGGTTTTTGGACCTGTTTagtttaactatttttttttttaccaaatgttttttttgtttttgttttaagtaaatgcagttttttttccatagtAAAATTCGGGTAATTGTTGTAACCTATTTTCTGTGATATGCAATGTTTAATTTTTATGTCatctttatttgtttgttttgtttaattttttttgtctggacATGTGAaaaatatttagattttttttttttttttttttagaaacaattttttttaaattgagaaACTAATCCGTGACAAATTGGCATGAGGTCCTGTTCTCGTGATGGGTGCATGTCCCATATCTCTGGAATGTactcctatcagacatttattccATAACtttccagatgggacaaccccagtAACAGAAGGAACAGGCTTCTAGGCCCTCATTGCAGAGCTGATCTGGATGGGCTGAGACCCAGTAGCTTCTGCAGCTACCCGTATGATGCAGGTTCTAGAACTTTATACACAGTGCTCCATAAGTGCCTTATATACCGTGATCAGGAAGGTGTGGATGGTAATAAACCATCTCTGCCTTTCCTATGGGGATACGATATAACAGGCCGggtaaaactgtaaaaaaaacagatgtgcgcaccatagggtaattctgtgagTAAAAAAGTATGAAGGAAATAACTTGCAAGGCTCACCTTACgtggttgtgcaaatgtaggCACAACGCTAATGAGAGTTAGTATGGTAAGTCTGGACACCTGAATGTGATGGTCTGCAGCCACGGGATCACAGAGAATCTTCTAAGTGGAGATGCCTGTAGTCCCCAAGAAGATGATTggcacaggaaaatacaaatacgtcccacggcgcgaattaccATCAACCAGTCGCCAGGATCAGAATaagaatcttttattgcagcgatacaacgcgtttcggggaatcactccccttcatcaggtacaaaaaagctgcacaaggtgttgtatcgctgcaataaaagattcttATTCTGATCCTGGCGACTGGTTGATggtaattcgcgccgtgggacgtaTTTGTATTTTCCTTTCCTATGGGGAGCCTGGCTTTCACTGACATCTTTCTCCCCCCTCATTTATCTGAATTTCATCTGTCAGGTCTCCTATGCTCCCGAATCTGAAGATAGCCTAGAATAAGAGGGGAATATATAGCTTTCTGTTATTTGATTTATTTTCATGTGAATGCTAGACATATATAAAtattagctgaaggacccggcttcgctcgggtatatttaatcaattttatttaatgtttgtgtgtgtcgttaaaagatatcaacactatccactataacagtgacctctacagccccctaccccttaactttgacctttacagcagccttcccctttaacagtgacttttacagcataccacccccttgatcgtgacctccacaggggccctcccccttaacagtggcctttactggatcggggcgtgtccttttgaacagcttattctaagacagcagcactgtattgtctgagtgtgagctgcagggagaatgtcaccctccctcccacctctgcaactgacagaagtagatttttgccttaattttttaaatccctgtcgGCTAAGGAGTGGAGGGGGCGTAGCCTAAccagatatgggcgtggcttagcaggacctagaagttgatttttaacttcattttttcaatctgtcggctgaggagtgggagggagagtggcctaaccggatcgagggcgtgtccttttgaacagctcattctaaggatccattcacacgtctgtagaatgggtccgcatccattccgcaattatgcggaacaggtgcagacccattcattctctctgtgctgtccgcatctgcattttcggagcgcagccccgatcttccggtctgcaatattcgcaattgcggacatgaataggcatttctatgggggtgcaggctgggtgtattgcggatccgcaatgcactacggacgtctgaatggagcctaagtgagtGTGAGCAGATCCGATGGCGCGGCGCCGTGCACGCCAGCCCTGCAGATCCGATGCACGCCAGCCCTGCAGATCCGATGGCGCGGCGCCGTGCACGCCATCCCTGCAGATCCGATGGCGCGGCGCCGTGCACGCCATCCCTGCAGATCCGATGGCGCGGCGCCGTGCACGCCATCCCTGCAGATCCGATGGCGCGGCGCCGTGCACGCCAGCCCTGCAGATCCGATGGCGCGGCGCCGTGCACGCCAGCCCTGCAGATCCGATGGCGCGGCGCCGTGCACGCCAGCCCTGCAGATCCGATGGCGCGGCGCCGTGCACGCCAGCCCTGCAGATCCGATGGCGCGGCGCCGTGCACGCCAGCCCTGCAGATCCGATGGCGCGGCGCCGTGCACGCCAGCCCTGCAGATCCGATGGCGCGGCGCCGCGCACGCCAGCCCTGCAGATCCGATGGCGCGGCGCCGCGCACGCCAGCCCTGCAGATCCGATGGCGCGGCGCCGCGCACGCCAGCCCTGCAGATCCGATGGCGCGGCGCCGCGCACGCCAGCCCTGCAGATCCGATGGCGCCGCGCACGCCAGCCCTGCAGATCCGATGGCGCGGCGCCGCGCACGCCAGCCCTGCAGATCCGATGGCGCGGCGCCGCGCACGCCAGCCCTGCAGATCCGATGGCGCCGCGCACGCCAGCCCTGCAGATCCGATGGCGCGGCGCCGCGCACGCCAGCCCTGCAGATCCGATGGCGCGGCGCCGCGCACGCCAGCCCTGCAGATCCGATGGCGCGGCGCCGCGCACGCCAGCCCTGCAGATCCGATGGCGCGGCGCCGCGCACGCCAGCCCTGCAGATCCGATGGCGCGGCGCCGCGCACGCCAGCCCTGCAGATCCGATGGCGCGGCGCCGCGCACGCCAGCCCTGCAGATCCGATGGCGCGGCGCCGCGCACGCCAGCCCTGCAGATCCGATGGCGCGGCGCCGCGCACGCCAGCCCTGCAGATCCGATGGCGCGGCGCCGCGCACGCCAGCCCTGCAGATCCGATGGCGCGGCGCCGTGCACGCCAGCCCTGCAGATCCGATGGCGCGGCGCCGTGCACGCCAGCCCTGCAGATCCGATGGCGCGGCGCCGTGCACGCCAGCCCTGCAGATCCGATGGCGCGGCGCCGTGCACGCCAGCCCTGCAGATCCGATTGCGCGGCGCCGTGCACGCCAGCCCTGCAGAGCCGATGGCGCGGCGCCGTGCACGCCAGCCCTGCAGAGCCGATGGCGCGGCGCCGTGCACGCCAGCCCTGCAGAGCCGATGGCGCGGCGCCGTGCACGCCAGCCCTGCAGAGCCGATGGCGCGGCGCCGTGCACGCCAGCCCTGCAGATCCGATGGCGTGGCGCCGTGCACGCCAGCCTTGCAGATCCGATTGCactgtgtgagggggggggggtctgatgagttttgataacggaaaacagtctattaatttattttttcttattagagtactcgattaatcgtaaaaaataatcaatacttttgtaattgtatgtaatttaacctctttaggacacatgaggtacCAATACGGCATGTTGGCCCGGTACTTAAGGGCACATGTTGGCCCGGTACCTcatgtgtatttccaatcaccgccacccggcgggcggtgatcggaacaaggatccccatggggctgtaggggggacccgatggcatggaaggcagcgtgatgccttcctgaggcatcgctgctgccttcctgtgacgtgcctgtgagatccagccccctggatctcacaggccggaagctgtatgagtaatacacacagtattactcatacagccaatgcattccaatacagaagtattggaatgcattgtaaaagattagacccccaaaagttcaagtcccaaagtgggacaaaaaataaagtgaaaaaatagttttccccccaaaaaatgaaaagtttcaagtaaaaataaacaaaaacgtcattttcgccaaataaagtaaaaaaaaattggcaaaaaaagtatacatattacgtatcgccgcgtccgtattgaccagctctataaacatatcacatgacctaacccctcagatgaacaccgtaaataataaaaactgctaaataaaccattttttgtcaccttacatcacaaaaagtaaaacggcaagcgatcaaaaaggcgtatgcccaccaaaatagtaccaatctaaccgtcacctcatcccgcaaaaaatgagcccctacctgagacaatcgcccaaaaaataaaaaaactatggctcagaatatggagatactaaaacatcatttttgttttaaaaaaagctgttattgtgtaaaacttacattaaaaaaaagtatacatattgtgtatcgccgcgtccgtatcgactggcactataaaaatatcacatgacctaacccctcagatgaacaccgtaaaaaataactgctaaataaacaattttttgtcaccttacatcacaaaatgtgtaatagcaagcgatcaaaaagtcacacgcacccaaaaatagtgccaatcaaaccgtcatctcatcccgcaaaaatcataccctacccaagataatcgcccaaaaactgaaaaaactatggctctcagactatggaaacactaaaacatgattttttttgtttcaaaaatgaaatcattgtgtaaaacttgcataaattaaaaaaagtatacctaTTAAAAATCGCCGCGtcggtgacaacctggtctataaaaataccacatgatctcacctgtcagatgaatgttgtaaatacaaaaaataaaaacggtgccaaaacagctattttttgttaccttgcctcacaaaaagtgtaatatagagcaaccaaaaatcatatgtaccctaaactagtaccaacaaaactgccaccctatcctgtagtttctaaaatggggttacttttttggagtttctactctacgggtgcatcaggggggcttcaaatgggacatggtgtcaaaaacacagtccagcaaaatctgccttccaaaaaccgtatggcattcctttccttctgcgccctgccgtgtgcccgtacagccgtttacgaccacatatggggtgtttctgtaaactacagaatcagggctataaatactaagtttggtttggctgttaacccttgctttgtaactggaaaaaaattattaaaatggaaaatctgccaaaaaagtgaaattttgaaattatatctattttccatgaattcttgtggaacacctaaagggttaacaaagtttgtaaaaatcagttttgaataccttgaggggtgtagtttctagaatggggtcatttttgggtggtttctattatgtaagcctcacctgaaaaatttcaagatttgcttctaaacttctaagccttgtaacatccccaaaaaataaaatttcatttccaaaatgatccaaacatgaagtagacatatggggaatgtaaagtaataactatgtttgtagatattactatgtattatagaagtagagaaattgaaactttgaaatttgcaattttttacacatttttggtaaatttggtttttgttttttttaaataaataaatgattttttttttacttcattttaccagtgtcatgaagtacaatatgtgacgaaaaaactatctcagaatggcctggataagtcaaagcgttttaaagttattcacacataaagtgacactggtcagatttgcaaaaaatggcctggtccttaaggtgaaaatgagcccggtccctaaggggttaaaacttagcatagccactgagttattcaataaaatgtatctgtctagcgccacctgctgtttgctttttttcttagggctcattcagacagccgtcaACTGTCTGCAAAAATTAAGATCCTTTTTTTTGCTGATTAGAtgttgtcccattcatttctatgaagcccttttcttccattgcacagctaagcaaaaaatatataacatgtgctATActttcagtgaaaatcaggacatggccctattgaagcaaatcagcaaaaaaacggaatgcaatcagtttttttgcggacatgctgaactgtccgcaaaaaaaaaaacggatctgcatttttgcatacagccgtctgaatgagcccttatttatttgacctgctcactgagaagcccgcacatgctcagtgtccgcctcctgagctgtgatagggagagctgagacacgccccctttagctacagcagaaaagaccctccccttgagctgtcagtttgatataaatctagcagagcaatgaatggggagatctctggatcaaagtgaggtacagggctggttctagctttgttagagagagattgtcatgtgctatatgaagtctgatttaaattttttacattggtcatgggataacccctttaatgaactaTAAAAGGCGACCTTTTTACTTATAACATTGTGTTTAGGTTCCGAGCAGGGAGATTGATAAAGTGGAAGGAAAATTCTGGACACATTGGAACAGAGAAACTAAACAGGTAACAAGGTTTATCTAATATCTGCAGCTAACCTCACTGTAAAGCTGTACACATGCAGGAACCTAGATACACTCTACAGTAGCAGTTCCTTCATCTAAATAAATTGCTATGTGAGAGATCAGAGTCCCAGTAGCACTCCTGCGGTAAGTGCAGTAAAAAGCTGCACATGACCCAGATATTAATAtgcctttggcctcatgcacacgaccgttgtttgggtccgcatccgagccgctgttttggcagctctgatgcggacccattcactttaaaggggccgcaaaagatgcggacagcactccgtgtgctgtccgcatccgttgctccgttctgcggTCCCGCTaagaaaatataacatgtcctattattgtccgcgctttgcggacaagaataggcattatatTGACGGcctcccgttccgcaaatttgcggaaggcacacaggctgcttccgttttttgcggaccgcaaaaaacggcacggtcgtgtgcatgaggcctttctgtCTGGAGTGTGTTTGGTGCCTACagcgtttaaaggggttctgcagtttttttaaactggtcTACCCTAtggatagattatcagcatctgatcggcgggggtccgacacccaggacacctgtcgatcagctgtttgagaagacagtgtCGCTGGCAgtagcaccgtggccttctctctgtttaccgctggcccagagacgtcacgactagtattaatggcctgggtggggctaagctctgttcacttgaatggagcttagctttGCCCAGGCCATTGGATACTggtcgtgacgtcactgtgcctgcggtaaacagcgagaaggccgcggcgctactgccagcgacactgtcttctcaaacagctgattggcaggggtcccgggtgttggacccccagccggtcagatgctgatgatctatccaaaggatacatcatcagtttaaataaactgcagaacccctttagctATATCCGGAATTCCTATAGAGATGACTGGATTTGCTGCACGCATGCCAGACCAGCTGCTCTGTTtatttcaggggggctgctgAGGGTATGgggcccccgttcttgtgatcggtggaggtcccagtcttaggacccccaccaatctaatagttattccctaaTTTGTGGATAAGGGATGACTTTTAAgaactggaatacctctttaagttgaatttccattttaatacaaaaaattgGTGTGTTTCTGGCACATAATGTGCATCAAGTTCAACCTATTTATGAAATGTGcccataattatctgctcagcatGGCTCAGCAGTCAACCAATAGgtggtttaaaggctatgtacacctgtttttatgattgcatttaaattattttttgctACATGGAgtgatcccctccacagtatggggaggagaggTCACTAATTCCattgctcttccccatacagactcgttgtCGTGTTTACACACCACAATCTGCTGCCAACAAACTACGATTTTTGTGTATGCACGAACAATTGTATTACCAGATGAACGAACAttacatttacactgccagataattgctaacTAGCATTCCTATGAACGTTTGTTAGCAATTATCTTTAGGATTCTCGGCCCGTGTAAAGTGCCCTTAAATGTACCACATTGTCATTTTAGGTCTGGCATTCTGTGCTGGTTAATTTCATAATATTATATCATTAGAGTGGCCCAAGCTCAAGTTACTATGATACAAAGCTTTAAAGGGTTTGCCTCATCTGAGACAAAAATCATATCTATAAGACATGCCCCCGttgtctgggacccgcacctatatcgagaacggagcccagcaaagtggtggctggagaggGCTCCGGTCTGACCACAACCAAGcgctctcctatagaagtgaatgggagcacaccgcgcatgaccggccaccgctcggctatttttgtcggccccatagaaatgagaaCTTAATGGAGGGCATCTGCACatgtgcagtgtgccctccatCGCTTCCGGGAGTtccattctcaatataggtgcgggtaccaGCCAGCTCTCAGAATGAGGGGTCCCAATTTCCCCCAAATGAAAGGAGCAGTGGTATAGCATGTGGGGCACAACTCATTTCATTCTCTTCAGGATTGCTGGAAATAGCAGAGTTCAGAACAGTTAGACCCCTGCAGATAGGGCATACATTGTAATCTTGGTACAAATGCTTTAATGGTAGTATAATATAGTACAGACTTAAAAGTGTAAGCTATCGGTCATCTTACCTTGCCAAGAAGATTCTAGTTGTGAATCAAAACAAACTGATAGGACTGGAATGCAAGGAATATTTTGTCCCATACAATGTTACTTtgtgttaatttatttttatacacATTCCAGAATGGTGTTACCctcttcttagttttattttaatACTTAGTTTCTAAATGCAAGATGTCAATTGTCTTATTTTGTATTTTCAGTTCTTCTTACAGTTTCACTTTAAGATGGAGAAACCACCACCTGTAGCCAGCATAGCCCCTGCACCTCCTGGTATTAAACGGCCCCCGCCACCTCTGTTGAATGGAATGCCACCTCGACCACCCCTTCCAGAAAAcatgcctcctccacctccaggTGGAATGCCATTACCTCCTATACCACCTCCTGGTGCACCAGCTCCCCAAGTGCCACCACCTCAACTTCCTCCTGCTCCTGGAGTGCCACCTCCTGGTGTACCGCCTCCTGTGCCACCTCCATCCTTACCACCTCCGGGTGTTCCACCTCCTGGTGTACCACCGCCACCACCTAATCCTTCTGTTCCTCCACCTGGGGTACCTCCACCAGGAATTCCTCCCCCAGGAATACCTCCACCAGGGGTACCTCCACCACCAACACCTGGAGTCCCTCCTCCTCCAGCTCCAGGTGTGCCTCCTCCAGCACCTGGGGTTCTCCCACCTGGACCCATGCCCCCAATGATGAGGCCCCCTCTGCCAAGTGAAGGACCAACAAATATCCCACCACCACCTCCAACAAATTGAGTCTATATGTGTTCTTGActatttttcagaatttttttgtaggatattttgttttttgatcatttaATAAATTGATGATGGTTTAAAGAACAGGGACTAGTTTCATTTATTTTTCACAAATTAGAATTGAAAGATTATCCCACAGAGAAGACACTTCTATTCCATGACCTCATTATTTATACTTTCTGTGGTCCGGTCCCTCATACCACaacattctaaggctactttcacactagcgttcggagcggatccgtctgatgtttcatcagacggatccgctccgataatgcagacgttcgcatccgttcagaacggatgcgtctgcattaaaacttagaaaattttctaagtgtgaaagttgtctgagcggatccgttcagactttacattgaaagtcaatggggaacggatccgcttgaagattgagccatattgtgtcatcttcaagcggatgcgtccccattgacttccattataagtctggacggatccgctcgcctccgcacggccaggcggacacccgaacgctgcaagcagcgttcaggtgtccgctcactgagcggagcggaggctgaacgctggcaggcggatgcattctcagtggatccgcctccactgagaatgcattggggccagacggatgcgttcggggccgctcgtgagccccttcaaacggtgcgcacgagcggacacccgaacgctagtgtgaaagtagcctaatatagatGTGTTTCT from the Bufo bufo chromosome 2, aBufBuf1.1, whole genome shotgun sequence genome contains:
- the SF3A2 gene encoding splicing factor 3A subunit 2 → MDFQHRAGGKTGSGGVASASESNRDRRERLRQLALETIDINKDPYFMKNHLGSYECKLCLTLHNNEGSYLAHTQGKKHQTNLARRAAKEAKEAPAQPAPEKVKVEVKKFVKIGRPGYKVTKQRDSESAQQSLLFQIDYPEIAESIMPRHRFMSAYEQRIEPPDRRWQYLLMAAEPYETIAFKVPSREIDKVEGKFWTHWNRETKQFFLQFHFKMEKPPPVASIAPAPPGIKRPPPPLLNGMPPRPPLPENMPPPPPGGMPLPPIPPPGAPAPQVPPPQLPPAPGVPPPGVPPPVPPPSLPPPGVPPPGVPPPPPNPSVPPPGVPPPGIPPPGIPPPGVPPPPTPGVPPPPAPGVPPPAPGVLPPGPMPPMMRPPLPSEGPTNIPPPPPTN